The genomic interval TCGCGGGGGTGCTGATCTTTCGCATCCGGGCCGCCTTCGGCCACATCGATACCGCGCGGATGCGCGACCTAAAGGGGTAACCATGCTCTACTTGCTGCTTTTTCTTCCTCTCCTGCCCGCCCTCTATGCCCTGCGCGAGCGGGAGATCGAGCGGCTCGCGGGTAGCACCGCCGCCAGTGCCGCGCTGTCGTTGGGGCTAGCGCTCCTGGCCCAAAACCAATCTATAGGACCCCTACGGCTCGACGGGGTGGGACTTTTTTACCTGCTGCTGACCGACTGTCTCTTTGCGCTGGTGGCCCTGTACGCCCGGGCTTACTTCCAGGCGGCGCAGGACGGGGAAGCCTGGCGCTTCTACGCTACTGGAAACCTGTTTCTCTTCGCGATGCACGGAGCCTACCTGGCGCACAACCTGGGCCTGCTGTGGATCTTCGTGGAGGGCAGCACCCTGGCCTCGGCCTTGCTGGTCTACCACAAAGGAGGGGCAAGGGCCCTCGAGGCCACCTGGAAGTACCTGATGCTCGGTAGCGTGGGCATCGCCCTGGGACTCATCGGGGTGATTCTGGTCTACGCCCTTTTGGGTGGGGCCACGCTGGACTGGCAGGAAGCCCGGGCGCTGGTCCGGGGAGCCGACCCAGCCCAGCTCAAGCTGGCCTTTGCCTTTTTGCTGGTGGGCTTTGGCACCAAGGTGGGCCTGTTCCCCATGCACCCCTGGCTGCCCGACGCCCACTCCGAAGCCCCCAGCCCGGCCTCGGCCCTGCTCTCGGGAACGCTGCTCAACGTGGCCTTCTACGCCCTCTTGCGCTACGTCGCCCTGCTGGGCAGCGCAGGGTTATTCGACTTTGCCGCGGGGCTGTTGCAGGGCTTCGGGCTGCTCTCGCTGCTGGCCGCGGCCCTTTTCCTCTTTGCCCAGCGGGATTACAAGCGGCTACTGGCTTACTCCAGCATGGAGCACATGGGGTTGGCGGTCTACGGCCTGGGCCTGGGGGTTCCCTGGCTGGCCATGCTGCACACCCTGTTCCATTCCCTGAGCAAGACCGCCGCCTTCCTCTCGGCGGGCAACCTGCTCTTGGCCTACCAGAGCAAACTCATCGCCCGGGTGGGGGCGGCGTGCCGGGCCTGGCCCGCCACCGCTGGGCTTTTGGTTCTCTCCTTGCTTGCCTTAGCAGGCCTTCCCCCCTTCGGGCTCTTCTACACCGAGTTTCAGGCCCTCTTGCGCTCGAGCCCCCTCTCGATGGGGCTCTACCTGCTGGGACTGCTGGGGGCTTTCGCTGGGCTGCTGTGGCCCCTCTCCCGCATGGCCTTCGGGGAGGAGCCTGCGGGGGCGAGCCTCGATACGCGGAAAAGCATGCTGCCACGCGCCCGGACGTTGGTGGTGGTGCCCGCCGTGCTGGTGGCGCTGGCCCTGGTCCTGGGCCTCTTTCCCCCGGTAGGGGTGGTGGAGCGGCTGGCGGAGACGCTTCTTTCGCCGCCGATAGGCGGGGAGGTGCTCGCGTGGAAGCTCTGAAGCAGGCGCTGGGGTCGGGTCGGCTGGTAGCGCTTTGGTACGATGCGCCCTACCTGCGTTATCTGGTCGAAGGGTTCGCTGGGGGCCCCCCACGGGAGTTCCGGGTGGAAGCCCAGGGGAGCTTTCCCAGCCTGGCAGGGGAGTTCCCGGCGCTGGACTGGTTCGAACGGGAGCTGTGGGAAGAGCATGGCCTCGTCCCCGAGGGTCACCCCGGTGTACGGAGCTTGCTCCGTCCCGAGACGCTTCTTTCGCCGCCGGTAGGCGGGGTAGGGGATCGTCCACCCGGTGTACCGGGCCTGCCCGGTCCCAAAGGGGATCGTCCTCCGGCCCCCAAGCCCCTCCGCAACCACCGCCTCCCTTATCCCTTCGAGCGGGTGGAAGGGCTGCACGAGGTGCCCGTAGGCCCGGTGCACGCGGGCATCATCGAGCCCGGCCACTTTCGCTTCAGCGTGCTGGGAGAAAGGATTCTCCACCTCGAGCTCCGCCTGGGCTACCAGCACCGGGGCCTGGAGCGGCTATTCCAGGGGAAACGCCTCGAGCAGGCCCTCTTGCTGGCCGAGCGGGTGGGCGGGGAGCCGGTGGCCCACGCTCTGGCCTTCTGCCAGGCGGTGGAGGCCGCTTTGGGGGTGGAGGTGCCCCAAAGGGCCCGCTGGCTCCGGCGGGTGCTGCTTGAGCTCGAGCGCCTCTTCGGTCACCTGGGCCACCTCGCGGGGCTTTTCACCGATATCGGTTACGCCTACGCCGCCACCCAGGTGGGCAAGGTGCGGGCCCTACTCCAGGGTCAACTCGAGCGCCTGACCGGGCATCGCTATGGCCGCAACGCCCTCACGGTAGGGGGCGTGGGCTTCGATATAGACCCGGAAACTCAGGCCGAGGTGCGGGGGGCGCTCGCCGAGCTGGCCGCCGAGGCCGAAACCCACCTCACCGCAGCTCTAAGGCACCCCATGGTCCTGGACCGCTTTCGTTACGTAGGCCTGGTGACCCAAGCCCAGGCCCAGCTCCTGGGCCTGGTGGGTCCGGCAGCCCGGGCCTCGGGGCTGGGGCGCGACCTGCGCCAGGACGACGCGCTGTACCAGTTGTTCACCTCGGTGACGCGTACTGGGGGTGACGTGCTGGCTCGGGCCCAGGTCTATGCCGAGGAGATCCGGCAGGGCTTTGCCTATCTGGATCGCGTTCTCGCCGAGCTGCCCGCAGGGGCAGTAAGGGCGGATGGGGGCCGGCTCCCCGGTGTACGGAGCTTGCTCCGTCCCGAGACGCTTCCTTCGCCGCCAGTAGGCGGGGTAGGGGATCGTCCTCAAGAGGGAGAACTCCGCGAGGCCTATAGCCGGGTGGAGGCTGGGCGGGGGGAACTCTTCTACTGGGTGCGGCTACGGGGGAATCGGGTAGAACAGGTCAAGATCGTCGATCCCAGCTTCAAGAACTGGCGGGCCCTCGAGCTCGCGGTGCGGGGGATGGGCTTGCCCGACTTTCCCCTCATCAACAAGTCCTTCGACCTCTCCTACGCGGGGTGCGACCTATGAACCCCTTCTGGCAGACCTTGCGTACCGGCCTCCTGACCCGAAGCTTGGAGAAGATCTTCCGCCTGCCCGCCTGGGCCCCCGGCTGGCCTGTGCTGCGGCCTGGGGGGCTTTCCCGGGCGGTGAGGCAGGAACTCCTGGGGCTTTGCCCCAGCGGCGCCTTCGCCGAGGAAGGAGATGAGTTTCGGCTGGATCTGGCGAAGTGCGTCCTCTGCGGGCGCTGTTTCCGGGCCTATCCGCAGGCGATGGGGGAGTTGCGCACCCTGGAGGTGGCGGTGACCCGGCGGGAGGACCTCGTGCAGCGGGTAGACCTGGCTACAGCGAGCTTCGTGGACCCAGGCCCCCCACCCCCCACCCGCGCCGAACTCCACCTGCCTACCCTGGCCTTCCGCGAGGTCTCCGCGGGCAGCACCGGCTTGGACGATACTGAGGTAGCTCTGGCCGGCAACCCCTTCCACGACATGAGCCGCTTCGGCTTCAGCGTGGTGGCCTCGCCCCGTCACGCCGACGCCCTCTTGGTGACCGGACCGGTGAGCCAGAACATGCGGGAGGCCCTCCTGCGCACCTATGAGGCCACCCCGGAGCCCAAGGGGGTGGTGGCGGTGGGCAACGAGGCCATCGGCGGCGAGGTCTTCGCGGAGAGCCCGGAGGTGGTAGGAGGAGTGGACAAGGTGTTGCTGGTGGACGTCTATGTGCCGGGTAGCCCGGCCCGGCCAGCCTCCATCCTGCATGGCCTCTTGCTGCTTAGCGGCCGGGCCCGGCAGGTGCTGGTTGGGGGGCGCGTGGCGCAGGAGGACGACCCGGAGCACGCTCCGTACACCGGGAGGACAGCACCCGGTGAAGCGGGGGTGAGGGAAGATGGCTGAACGGTGGTCAGCAAAAACCATGACAGCGGCACCCACCGACGCCGAACGACTACTGGAGCTGCTGCTCGAGCCCTGCTGCCCCATCTGCACCCTATCCCGCCAGGCCGTGCTGAGCTACCTTGACGAGCAACTGGTGCGCTCCGGTGTATCGGGCCTGCCCAGTCCCCAAGGGGATCGTCTGCCCGGTGTACGGGCTGTTGCCCGTCCCCAAGGGGATCGTCCTCGGCAGGCTTTCCCGATCCCAACAGAGTTGGCCACCGGGGTGCTGTGTAGCCGGCATTGGCGCAAGCTGGTTATGCTCGAGGTTCGGCGCGGGGCCAGAGTGCGGCTGAGTGAGGCGCTGCTGGGCGAACTTCTGGAGGGCGCCGACGCCCCGCGGCCCTGCCCGGCGTGTGAGGTGCAGCAGGCCGCTGCCAGGCACTACCTGGGGATGCTAAGCCGGCTACCCACCGAAACACTCGAGCTGGCCTTGCGACAGGGCGAGGGCTTCGTCTGTCTCAGGCATCTCGCGGCGCTACCCACAGGCCCCCTCAAGGGTTGGCTGCTCGAGCGCGTACACACCCTCACACTCGACCTACCTCGCTTTCAGCAGCGCTATGCTCGCCACCACGGTACTTACGCAGGTGAGCATGCCGCCGGGGACATG from Meiothermus sp. Pnk-1 carries:
- a CDS encoding proton-conducting transporter membrane subunit, whose amino-acid sequence is MLYLLLFLPLLPALYALREREIERLAGSTAASAALSLGLALLAQNQSIGPLRLDGVGLFYLLLTDCLFALVALYARAYFQAAQDGEAWRFYATGNLFLFAMHGAYLAHNLGLLWIFVEGSTLASALLVYHKGGARALEATWKYLMLGSVGIALGLIGVILVYALLGGATLDWQEARALVRGADPAQLKLAFAFLLVGFGTKVGLFPMHPWLPDAHSEAPSPASALLSGTLLNVAFYALLRYVALLGSAGLFDFAAGLLQGFGLLSLLAAALFLFAQRDYKRLLAYSSMEHMGLAVYGLGLGVPWLAMLHTLFHSLSKTAAFLSAGNLLLAYQSKLIARVGAACRAWPATAGLLVLSLLALAGLPPFGLFYTEFQALLRSSPLSMGLYLLGLLGAFAGLLWPLSRMAFGEEPAGASLDTRKSMLPRARTLVVVPAVLVALALVLGLFPPVGVVERLAETLLSPPIGGEVLAWKL
- a CDS encoding nickel-dependent hydrogenase large subunit; this translates as MEAQGSFPSLAGEFPALDWFERELWEEHGLVPEGHPGVRSLLRPETLLSPPVGGVGDRPPGVPGLPGPKGDRPPAPKPLRNHRLPYPFERVEGLHEVPVGPVHAGIIEPGHFRFSVLGERILHLELRLGYQHRGLERLFQGKRLEQALLLAERVGGEPVAHALAFCQAVEAALGVEVPQRARWLRRVLLELERLFGHLGHLAGLFTDIGYAYAATQVGKVRALLQGQLERLTGHRYGRNALTVGGVGFDIDPETQAEVRGALAELAAEAETHLTAALRHPMVLDRFRYVGLVTQAQAQLLGLVGPAARASGLGRDLRQDDALYQLFTSVTRTGGDVLARAQVYAEEIRQGFAYLDRVLAELPAGAVRADGGRLPGVRSLLRPETLPSPPVGGVGDRPQEGELREAYSRVEAGRGELFYWVRLRGNRVEQVKIVDPSFKNWRALELAVRGMGLPDFPLINKSFDLSYAGCDL
- a CDS encoding NADH-quinone oxidoreductase subunit B; the protein is MNPFWQTLRTGLLTRSLEKIFRLPAWAPGWPVLRPGGLSRAVRQELLGLCPSGAFAEEGDEFRLDLAKCVLCGRCFRAYPQAMGELRTLEVAVTRREDLVQRVDLATASFVDPGPPPPTRAELHLPTLAFREVSAGSTGLDDTEVALAGNPFHDMSRFGFSVVASPRHADALLVTGPVSQNMREALLRTYEATPEPKGVVAVGNEAIGGEVFAESPEVVGGVDKVLLVDVYVPGSPARPASILHGLLLLSGRARQVLVGGRVAQEDDPEHAPYTGRTAPGEAGVREDG